The sequence TATAGTCTTTTCCCCTCTGAATTTCTCAATTAACTCCCTCAACATTTTCTTTCCCCGGAAATCAAGGTTAGCGAAGGGTTCATCAAACACTAAAATCTCCGGTTCCATTGCAAGTACTGTCGCTATTGCTACCCTCTTTTTCTCTCCAAAGCTAAGTTCTTTTGTTTCTCTGTTTTTATATCCCTCCATACCAACAAGCCTTAGGGCTTTTTCAACCCTCTCTTCTAATTCTCTTTCCCGCAAACCAAGATTGTAGGGACCGAAAGCAACATCGTCAAATACCTTGGGGGAAAATAGCTGGTCGTTTGGGTCTTGAAACACTATCCCAACTATTTTTCTAACTTCTTTTGGATTTTTATTGACTTCTATCCCGTTTACAATAACTTTGCCCATTTTGGGTTTCAATATGCCGTTTAAATGCATTATAAGAGTTGATTTCCCTGCTCCATTTGGGCCCAGAATTCCAAATACCTCCTCGTCGTTTATCTTAAGTGAAATACCCCTCAGCACTTCTCGGTTGTTATACGAGAAATGGACGTTCACGAGTTCTATCAAAGCAACGCCACCCCCAATGCGATTAGAGTTAGAGCTATGGGTTCAACTCTTCTTTCTTCCGCTACTTTAGGAAATTCTCCAAAGCCCCTCGAAAGCATTGCCCAGTGTATCCTCACACTTCTCATGTATGCTCTGGCAAATATCTCGCCTATAAGCATTCCTAGCTTTTTGTAGTACTCTATCTTCCCAATGTTAAATGCTCTAGAATCAAGTGCCCTTTTCATCCTAAGGGCTTCTTCTTCAAAAAGTTCAAGATATCGATAGGTGAATGCAAGAGTTAGCACCAGTATTCGCGGAAAGTGAAGAGTTTCCATCTCGGCTAATATGTAAGGGAATCCCAAAGAATTCGAAACTACAACAACAGCAGAAGAT comes from Thermococcus litoralis DSM 5473 and encodes:
- a CDS encoding energy-coupling factor ABC transporter ATP-binding protein; amino-acid sequence: MIELVNVHFSYNNREVLRGISLKINDEEVFGILGPNGAGKSTLIMHLNGILKPKMGKVIVNGIEVNKNPKEVRKIVGIVFQDPNDQLFSPKVFDDVAFGPYNLGLRERELEERVEKALRLVGMEGYKNRETKELSFGEKKRVAIATVLAMEPEILVFDEPFANLDFRGKKMLRELIEKFRGEKTIILSSHEAEYLTLCDRIALLDGGKVIKVGSPEEILGNADLLREHNLDVPPLVDLFSSLGLEIPKSIEEAKRKLKKVLI
- a CDS encoding energy-coupling factor transporter transmembrane component T family protein is translated as MYLIFIFIYALLIVTRTSLVELFYFLPVLMALILLLKPKRALFKHLGFLLGFEGLLFILALFTPGKPVVTTPLGVITYEGIQRFSLLLGKAFLSSSAVVVVSNSLGFPYILAEMETLHFPRILVLTLAFTYRYLELFEEEALRMKRALDSRAFNIGKIEYYKKLGMLIGEIFARAYMRSVRIHWAMLSRGFGEFPKVAEERRVEPIALTLIALGVALL